The following proteins are encoded in a genomic region of Stutzerimonas stutzeri:
- a CDS encoding S9 family peptidase, producing MPAPIARADQGQDPYKWLENRDAPEVLDYLKAENAYLDSQLAEQADLREALFQEIKGRIRETDLSLPSPWGPWLYYQRTTAGDEYPRHYRCPRPADGSLDVDEHAEQLLLDPNELAAGGFLSLGAFTISQDHSKLAYSLDTQGDEIYRLFVKDLSTGEVIALPFDDCDGSLTWANDHQTLFFGELDETHRPHKIYRHRLGESGRTEVYHDPDGRFFVHCYRASSERQLVILSNSKTTSEAWVLSADQPEGRWTCLAPREDDHEYFPDHSLLDGQWSWLIRSNQAGINFALYQAPESTPQREHWQELIGHRDAVMLEDVSLNASAVTLSLREAGLPIIEVRPSAGEPYRLQLPDAAYSLHVHNTLEFDSPVIRLRYEALNRPAQIRQLSLANGEQQVLKETPVEGPFDADAYESRRIWATAADGTQVPISLVGRREHFGKPAPLYLYGYGAYGHSLDPWFSHARLSLLDRGFVFAIAHVRGGGDLGEAWYRAGKLEHKPNTFNDFIACAETLIAEGYTEPARLAISGGSAGGLLIGAVLNLQPELFGAAIAEVPFVDVLNTMLNADLPLTVTEYDEWGDPNQPDVHERIKAYAPYENVQARAYPPILAVAGYNDSRVQYWEAAKWVAKLRASKTDDNLLLLKTEFGAGHGGMSGRYQALKDVALEYAFVLKVFGMA from the coding sequence ATGCCTGCCCCCATTGCCCGCGCCGATCAAGGTCAAGATCCGTACAAGTGGCTGGAGAACCGCGACGCACCTGAGGTGCTCGACTACCTGAAGGCGGAAAATGCCTACCTGGACAGTCAACTGGCAGAGCAGGCAGATTTGCGCGAGGCGTTGTTCCAGGAAATCAAAGGCCGTATTCGCGAGACGGACCTGTCGCTGCCCTCGCCGTGGGGCCCATGGCTGTACTACCAACGCACCACGGCGGGCGACGAATACCCACGCCACTACCGCTGCCCGCGACCAGCCGACGGCTCGCTCGACGTCGACGAGCATGCCGAGCAACTGCTGCTCGATCCAAACGAATTGGCCGCTGGTGGCTTCCTGTCACTCGGCGCCTTCACCATCAGCCAGGACCACAGCAAGCTGGCCTACAGCCTCGACACCCAGGGCGACGAAATCTACCGATTGTTCGTCAAGGACCTGAGCACAGGCGAGGTCATCGCCCTGCCCTTCGACGATTGCGACGGCAGCCTGACCTGGGCCAACGATCATCAGACGCTGTTCTTCGGCGAACTCGATGAGACCCACCGCCCACACAAGATCTACCGCCATCGGCTGGGCGAAAGCGGCCGCACGGAGGTCTACCACGACCCGGACGGGCGCTTTTTCGTGCATTGCTACCGCGCCAGCTCCGAGCGCCAATTGGTGATCCTGTCCAACAGCAAGACCACCAGCGAAGCCTGGGTTCTATCGGCGGATCAACCCGAAGGACGCTGGACCTGCCTCGCGCCGCGCGAGGACGATCATGAGTATTTCCCCGATCACAGTCTGCTCGACGGCCAGTGGAGCTGGCTGATCCGCAGCAACCAGGCCGGCATCAACTTCGCGCTGTATCAGGCACCGGAAAGCACGCCGCAACGCGAGCATTGGCAGGAACTGATCGGCCATCGCGATGCGGTGATGCTCGAGGACGTCAGCCTGAACGCCAGCGCAGTCACGCTGAGCCTGCGCGAAGCGGGCTTGCCGATCATCGAGGTAAGGCCCTCGGCCGGCGAACCCTACCGGCTACAGCTGCCCGATGCGGCCTACAGCCTGCACGTACACAACACGCTCGAGTTCGACAGCCCTGTCATCCGGCTGCGCTACGAAGCCCTGAACCGCCCGGCGCAGATCCGCCAGCTGAGTCTGGCCAATGGCGAGCAGCAAGTCCTCAAGGAAACCCCGGTCGAAGGCCCGTTCGATGCCGATGCCTACGAGAGCCGCCGCATCTGGGCCACCGCCGCGGACGGCACGCAGGTGCCGATCAGCCTGGTCGGCCGTCGCGAGCACTTCGGCAAGCCCGCTCCCCTCTACCTGTACGGCTACGGCGCCTACGGGCACAGTCTCGACCCCTGGTTCTCCCACGCACGGCTGTCGCTGCTCGACCGTGGTTTCGTCTTCGCGATCGCCCACGTGCGGGGCGGTGGGGATCTGGGCGAAGCCTGGTATCGCGCCGGCAAGCTGGAGCATAAACCCAACACCTTCAACGACTTCATCGCCTGCGCCGAGACATTGATCGCCGAGGGCTACACCGAGCCCGCTCGACTCGCTATCAGCGGCGGCAGCGCCGGTGGCCTTCTCATCGGCGCCGTGCTCAACCTGCAGCCCGAGCTGTTCGGCGCCGCGATCGCCGAAGTGCCTTTCGTCGACGTGTTGAACACCATGCTCAACGCTGACCTGCCGTTGACCGTCACCGAATACGACGAATGGGGCGATCCGAACCAGCCCGACGTCCACGAGCGTATCAAGGCCTATGCGCCGTACGAGAACGTGCAGGCCCGGGCCTACCCGCCGATCCTCGCGGTGGCCGGCTATAACGACAGCCGGGTGCAGTACTGGGAAGCGGCGAAGTGGGTCGCCAAGCTGCGCGCCAGCAAGACAGACGACAACCTGCTACTGCTCAAGACCGAGTTCGGCGCCGGGCATGGCGGTATGAGCGGTCGCTATCAGGCGCTCAAGGACGTCGCACTCGAATACGCCTTCGTGCTCAAGGTATTCGGCATGGCCTAG
- a CDS encoding YgaP family membrane protein: MNRTSQNVHGWERTASVIGGLYFVGKGLGRGGLGGLIQLAMGGMALARGFTGHCEAKRVLCEVSEHARMAEGNSRSMPLERSEADDVRLKTNAQAATATATVTGNDSLDNPPAGV; encoded by the coding sequence ATGAACAGGACATCGCAGAACGTGCATGGCTGGGAGCGCACCGCCTCGGTCATCGGCGGGCTTTATTTTGTCGGCAAAGGGCTTGGACGGGGCGGTTTAGGCGGACTGATCCAACTGGCAATGGGCGGTATGGCTCTGGCGCGCGGGTTCACCGGCCACTGCGAAGCCAAGCGCGTGCTTTGCGAAGTGAGCGAGCATGCCAGGATGGCCGAAGGCAACTCCAGAAGCATGCCGCTCGAGCGCAGTGAAGCCGACGATGTGCGCCTGAAAACCAACGCCCAGGCGGCTACCGCTACAGCGACCGTGACCGGCAACGACTCGCTCGACAACCCGCCAGCGGGCGTCTGA
- a CDS encoding succinylglutamate desuccinylase — protein sequence MGPTVITTTDDSATPVLGQLLELTLAGREPDQKVHLTAEGVRLQWLGEGALEVTPPPGQDAGLDLIVSAGVHGCELVPITLLDRLIRAIGHGEIRPRARLLLLFCNPPAMRQGVRRIGQDLNRLFCGKHAGDASDEARRAAQLEAWVAGFFRDPTRRRWHYDLHSAMRASKLPQFAVCPWMPDREASAESLLRLRQAAVDAVLLQQKPSATFSAHTATRHAAEAFTLEMAEAPDGTWPQCLDDFLQAARQWIEVSPPEQTQLSRPLRAFRLAREIIKRSEAFVLRLPADIENFTLLPPGMLLAEDEGGVRWVAEEPDAHILFPLADVAIGERAGLIVVPRD from the coding sequence ATGGGCCCGACTGTAATCACGACCACTGACGACTCCGCCACGCCGGTCCTCGGCCAACTGCTGGAGCTGACGCTGGCCGGGCGCGAGCCCGATCAGAAAGTTCACCTCACGGCTGAGGGTGTCAGGCTGCAGTGGCTGGGTGAGGGCGCGCTGGAAGTTACGCCGCCGCCTGGTCAGGACGCCGGTCTTGATTTGATCGTGTCGGCAGGCGTACACGGCTGCGAGCTCGTCCCGATCACGCTGCTCGATCGCCTGATACGCGCAATTGGGCATGGCGAGATCCGTCCCCGTGCCCGCCTGTTGCTGCTGTTCTGCAACCCGCCGGCGATGCGCCAGGGGGTGCGCCGGATCGGTCAGGACCTGAATCGGCTGTTCTGCGGCAAGCATGCGGGTGATGCCTCCGACGAGGCTCGCCGCGCCGCGCAGCTGGAAGCTTGGGTCGCCGGGTTCTTTCGCGATCCAACCCGACGTCGTTGGCACTACGATCTGCATTCGGCCATGCGCGCATCGAAGTTGCCGCAGTTCGCCGTGTGCCCGTGGATGCCGGATCGCGAAGCATCCGCCGAGAGTCTGCTGCGGTTGCGCCAGGCTGCAGTAGATGCCGTGTTGTTGCAGCAGAAACCTTCCGCGACGTTTAGCGCCCATACCGCCACTCGCCACGCTGCCGAGGCGTTCACGCTGGAAATGGCCGAAGCGCCTGACGGGACATGGCCGCAGTGCCTCGATGATTTCCTACAGGCGGCCCGCCAGTGGATCGAGGTGAGCCCCCCTGAGCAGACGCAGCTGTCGCGGCCGTTGAGGGCGTTCCGGTTGGCGCGGGAAATCATCAAGCGTAGCGAGGCATTTGTCCTGCGCCTGCCAGCCGATATCGAGAATTTCACCCTATTGCCACCGGGAATGTTGCTGGCAGAGGACGAGGGTGGCGTCCGGTGGGTCGCCGAGGAGCCAGACGCGCATATTCTGTTTCCACTCGCCGACGTCGCGATCGGCGAGCGCGCCGGGTTGATCGTGGTGCCGCGCGACTGA
- a CDS encoding topoisomerase II, whose protein sequence is MSDSLQLILEDVDGTQLETSCTRFAVMWQGREVWIQQVGNNQLMIGVDVEDGDTEYANLLLRPLATNLVSLELEMEPVEAVEDDHVHGPDCNHDH, encoded by the coding sequence ATGAGCGATAGCCTGCAACTGATTCTGGAAGATGTAGACGGCACCCAACTGGAGACTTCCTGCACCCGGTTTGCCGTGATGTGGCAGGGACGGGAGGTCTGGATTCAACAGGTCGGCAACAACCAGTTGATGATCGGTGTCGATGTTGAAGACGGTGATACCGAATACGCCAATTTGCTGCTGCGTCCGTTGGCGACCAACCTGGTCAGCCTCGAGCTGGAGATGGAGCCGGTCGAAGCCGTCGAAGACGATCACGTGCATGGGCCCGACTGTAATCACGACCACTGA
- a CDS encoding aspartate aminotransferase family protein, which translates to MSAPHTPVERADFDQVIVPTFAPAAFIPVRGEGSRVWDQSGRELIDFTGGIAVNVLGHAHPALVAALTEQASKLWHISNIFTNEPALRLAKKLTAATFADRAFFCNSGAEANEAAFKLARRYAHDKHGAQKHEIISAVNSFHGRTLFTVTVGGQPKYSDGFGPKIEGISHVPYNDLDALAAAISDKTCAVVLEPIQGESGVLPADQAYLEGARKLCDQHNALLIMDEVQTGMGRTGELYAYMNYGVTPDILTNAKSLGGGFPIGLMLTTNEIAAHFSVGTHGTTYGGNPLACAVAEAVVDIVNTPEVLGGVKARHERFKQGLLEIGQRHGLFSQVRGMGLLIGCVLNDAWKGRARDIFDAAEREALMILQAGPDVIRLAPSLIIEEADIAEGLARFDRAAAKLTQA; encoded by the coding sequence ATGTCCGCCCCGCACACCCCGGTAGAACGCGCCGATTTCGACCAGGTTATCGTTCCCACTTTTGCACCTGCCGCCTTCATACCTGTGCGCGGCGAGGGCTCGCGAGTCTGGGATCAGAGCGGGCGAGAGCTGATTGACTTCACCGGTGGTATCGCCGTCAACGTGCTTGGCCACGCGCATCCGGCATTGGTGGCCGCGCTCACCGAGCAGGCGAGCAAGCTCTGGCATATTTCCAACATCTTCACCAACGAACCTGCGCTACGCCTGGCCAAGAAGCTCACCGCGGCGACCTTTGCCGACCGCGCGTTTTTCTGCAATTCGGGCGCCGAAGCCAACGAGGCGGCATTCAAGTTGGCCCGTCGTTACGCCCATGACAAGCACGGTGCGCAGAAGCACGAGATCATCTCCGCTGTGAACAGTTTCCACGGCCGGACCCTGTTCACCGTGACGGTGGGTGGCCAGCCGAAATATTCCGACGGTTTCGGACCGAAGATCGAAGGCATCAGCCACGTTCCGTACAACGACCTCGACGCGCTCGCGGCGGCTATTTCAGACAAGACCTGTGCCGTGGTACTGGAGCCGATCCAGGGCGAGAGCGGTGTTCTGCCAGCCGACCAGGCGTACCTGGAGGGCGCGCGCAAACTCTGTGATCAGCACAACGCGCTGCTGATCATGGACGAAGTGCAAACAGGGATGGGGCGCACCGGTGAGCTGTACGCCTACATGAACTACGGCGTCACGCCGGACATCCTGACCAACGCCAAGAGTCTCGGCGGCGGCTTCCCGATCGGTTTGATGCTGACCACCAACGAGATCGCCGCCCATTTCAGCGTCGGTACCCACGGCACGACCTACGGCGGCAATCCGCTGGCCTGCGCAGTGGCCGAGGCGGTGGTCGATATCGTCAATACGCCGGAAGTGCTCGGTGGGGTCAAGGCGCGCCATGAGCGCTTCAAGCAAGGTCTGCTGGAGATCGGCCAGCGCCACGGGTTGTTCAGTCAGGTGCGTGGCATGGGCCTGCTGATCGGCTGTGTGCTGAATGACGCCTGGAAGGGCCGCGCGCGGGATATCTTCGATGCCGCGGAGCGGGAGGCGCTGATGATTCTGCAGGCCGGTCCCGACGTGATCCGCCTGGCGCCGAGCTTGATCATCGAAGAGGCCGACATTGCCGAAGGCCTCGCCCGTTTCGATCGCGCCGCGGCCAAACTGACCCAGGCCTGA
- a CDS encoding crotonase/enoyl-CoA hydratase family protein translates to MSDLVSYELEDGIATLTLNNGKVNALSPVMFDALNAAFDRAEQDRAVVILTGQPGILSGGYDLKVMTSSPENAIALVTVGSTFTRRMLAHPFPIIVACPGHAIAKGAFLLLSADYRIGVEGAFNIGLNEVQIGMTMHHSGIEVARDRLTKPAFHRSVINGEIFNPQAALDAGFLDKIVPAGELMEVAKTTAAQLKKINMTAHKNTKLKARKTLLETLDRAIELDQQHSIVP, encoded by the coding sequence ATGAGTGATCTGGTTTCTTACGAACTCGAAGACGGCATCGCCACCCTGACCCTGAACAATGGCAAGGTCAACGCGTTGTCTCCGGTGATGTTCGACGCGCTCAACGCGGCTTTCGATCGCGCCGAGCAAGACCGTGCCGTCGTGATTCTCACGGGCCAGCCGGGGATCCTTTCCGGTGGCTACGACCTCAAGGTCATGACCTCGAGTCCGGAAAACGCCATCGCGCTGGTCACGGTTGGCTCGACGTTCACTCGACGGATGCTGGCTCATCCTTTCCCGATCATTGTCGCGTGCCCAGGGCACGCCATCGCCAAGGGTGCTTTCCTGCTGCTGTCGGCTGACTATCGTATCGGTGTGGAAGGGGCGTTCAACATCGGCCTCAACGAGGTCCAGATCGGCATGACCATGCACCACTCCGGTATCGAAGTGGCGCGCGATCGCCTGACCAAACCCGCTTTCCATCGCTCGGTGATCAATGGCGAGATCTTCAACCCACAGGCGGCACTGGACGCCGGCTTCCTGGACAAGATCGTTCCGGCCGGCGAGCTGATGGAGGTGGCCAAGACCACAGCGGCCCAGTTGAAGAAAATCAACATGACGGCCCACAAGAACACCAAGCTCAAAGCGCGCAAGACGCTGCTCGAGACACTGGACCGCGCCATCGAACTGGACCAGCAGCACTCGATCGTGCCTTGA
- a CDS encoding HD-GYP domain-containing protein, producing MKLFKSKRKRPDVVEVATKRRLHVSHLELGMYICELDRPWRQTDFLFQGFPLLKIEHIQAVRERCDYVFVDDTRRVMLDQGQVIVPSATPLRVTRTMTRIPLALEVQEAQEAYRSSALALDQVLSDVQHGRPIDTKACQALVKRNLESMLRNESAMLWLARLKSQDIYTSLHCLSVSILAMGFGTHLGLPDEKIELLGLAGLLHDVGKMKIDPAILNKPGKLTQAEFEHIKLHPSFGYQALCSQDDIPAAAVQAAHGHHERLDGKGYPQGLDAYQIPFITRVVTIVDAFDAITSHRAYDDARPIQTAYDVLRSGADKQFDGALVHEFIRWLGVFPVGTLVELHTGEVALVLEKHPQLHLRPKVVVLRDANKAPCEPRYLDLSQLTVDVEGTPYRISLGIADGSYGLYIADPQLQSILHPELFAVLELEPEEPEA from the coding sequence ATGAAGTTATTCAAAAGCAAGCGTAAGCGTCCAGACGTGGTGGAGGTCGCCACGAAACGGCGTCTACACGTCAGCCATCTGGAACTCGGCATGTATATATGCGAGCTGGACCGGCCATGGCGTCAGACTGACTTCCTGTTTCAGGGCTTTCCGCTGCTCAAGATCGAGCATATCCAGGCGGTGCGAGAGCGCTGCGATTATGTCTTCGTCGACGATACCCGGCGGGTGATGCTCGATCAGGGCCAGGTGATCGTACCCTCGGCGACGCCGCTGCGCGTGACGCGCACGATGACGCGTATCCCGCTCGCACTCGAGGTCCAGGAAGCGCAGGAGGCCTATCGCAGCAGCGCGTTGGCGCTCGATCAGGTGCTGTCGGATGTTCAGCATGGGCGGCCGATCGACACCAAGGCCTGTCAGGCGCTGGTCAAGCGAAATCTCGAAAGCATGCTGCGCAACGAGAGCGCCATGCTCTGGCTGGCGCGCTTGAAGTCACAGGATATCTACACCAGCCTGCATTGCTTGTCCGTCTCCATTTTGGCGATGGGTTTCGGTACGCATCTCGGCCTGCCCGACGAGAAGATCGAGCTGCTCGGGCTAGCCGGTTTGCTGCACGACGTCGGCAAGATGAAGATCGATCCGGCTATCCTCAATAAGCCGGGCAAGCTGACCCAGGCCGAGTTCGAACATATCAAGCTGCACCCGAGCTTCGGTTACCAGGCGCTGTGCAGCCAGGACGACATTCCCGCCGCTGCCGTCCAGGCGGCTCACGGGCATCACGAACGGCTCGACGGCAAGGGCTATCCGCAGGGGCTCGATGCGTATCAGATTCCGTTCATCACGCGGGTGGTCACCATTGTCGATGCCTTCGATGCCATCACCAGCCATCGCGCCTACGACGATGCGAGGCCGATTCAGACGGCCTATGACGTGCTGCGCAGCGGTGCCGACAAGCAGTTCGATGGTGCCCTGGTACACGAATTCATTCGCTGGCTCGGCGTCTTTCCGGTGGGCACGCTGGTGGAGCTGCATACCGGCGAAGTCGCCCTCGTGCTGGAAAAGCACCCCCAGCTGCATTTGCGGCCAAAGGTGGTGGTGCTGCGCGACGCGAACAAGGCACCCTGCGAGCCGCGCTACCTGGATCTTTCCCAGTTGACCGTCGACGTCGAGGGCACGCCTTATCGGATCAGCCTCGGTATAGCCGACGGCTCCTACGGTCTGTATATCGCCGATCCCCAGTTGCAGTCGATCTTGCATCCAGAGCTGTTCGCAGTGCTCGAGCTCGAGCCGGAAGAACCGGAAGCCTGA
- a CDS encoding rhodanese-like domain-containing protein, with protein sequence MHRVFWLLMAMTGTVLGGQIDRPAALSALERPDVVLLDVRTAEEYADGALPGATRIETQDLAARIASVAPDKDAPVVVYCRSGRRSSAAQDLLQDMGYRQVINAGGYDDLKDVVPSR encoded by the coding sequence ATGCATCGTGTGTTTTGGTTGCTGATGGCGATGACCGGCACCGTGCTGGGCGGTCAGATCGATCGACCCGCCGCGTTGTCGGCCCTGGAGCGTCCTGATGTCGTTCTGCTCGACGTCCGCACCGCGGAGGAATACGCCGACGGCGCGCTGCCTGGCGCTACACGGATCGAAACCCAGGATCTCGCCGCGCGCATCGCCAGCGTCGCACCCGACAAAGACGCACCGGTGGTGGTCTATTGCCGCAGCGGCAGGCGCTCGTCCGCCGCGCAGGACCTTTTGCAAGACATGGGCTATCGCCAGGTCATCAACGCCGGTGGTTATGACGATCTAAAGGACGTCGTCCCGTCTCGCTGA
- a CDS encoding mechanosensitive ion channel family protein codes for MNWDVMLNERLWINIAIIAGVTIVSYLILQAVLRIITNRLRKMAKGSKSGFVAIAAEMLSRTSHLLLIALSLLIALKVVELPTRWELAMSHGWFIALAFQIALWMDTAVRLWMESLTRDGKARNPVTTTIIGIMIRIVIWTMMLLSILANLGVDITAMVASLGVGGIAIALAVQTLLSDIFASLSIGVDKPFEIGDFVVFGSVAGNIEHIGLKTTRIRALSGEQIVCANADLLKQILHNYKRMNTRRIVFKFGITYNTPSDKVREVSALVKRIIDGLDNAKFDRAHFLAFDDSQLTFEVVYIMQVSDYNAYMDTQQEINLRLLDGIREMGVQFAFPTRSVEFIGGSFPELTVAGVPKETPAANQQQAPSALPNS; via the coding sequence ATGAATTGGGATGTGATGTTGAATGAACGGCTTTGGATCAATATCGCCATAATCGCTGGCGTCACGATCGTCAGCTATCTGATCCTGCAGGCCGTTTTACGGATCATCACCAACCGCCTGCGAAAAATGGCCAAGGGCTCGAAGAGCGGCTTTGTGGCCATTGCCGCCGAGATGCTCAGCCGCACCAGCCATCTGCTCTTGATTGCGCTGTCGCTGTTGATCGCGCTGAAGGTCGTCGAACTGCCGACGCGCTGGGAACTGGCCATGTCGCACGGCTGGTTCATCGCCTTGGCGTTCCAGATCGCGCTCTGGATGGATACCGCCGTTCGCTTGTGGATGGAAAGCCTGACCCGCGACGGTAAAGCGCGAAACCCGGTTACCACGACGATCATCGGCATCATGATTCGCATCGTCATCTGGACGATGATGCTGCTGTCGATCCTGGCCAACCTGGGCGTGGACATCACCGCCATGGTCGCCAGCCTCGGCGTTGGCGGTATCGCCATTGCCCTGGCCGTCCAGACGCTGCTCAGTGATATCTTCGCATCCCTGTCCATCGGCGTGGACAAGCCCTTCGAGATCGGTGATTTCGTCGTGTTTGGCAGCGTCGCGGGCAACATCGAACACATCGGCCTGAAGACCACACGCATCCGCGCCCTGAGCGGCGAGCAAATCGTCTGCGCCAACGCCGACCTGCTCAAGCAGATCCTGCACAACTACAAACGCATGAACACCCGACGCATCGTGTTCAAATTCGGCATCACCTACAACACGCCGTCGGACAAGGTGCGCGAGGTGTCAGCCCTGGTGAAGCGAATCATCGATGGGCTGGATAACGCCAAGTTCGACCGCGCACATTTTCTCGCCTTCGACGACAGCCAGCTCACCTTCGAGGTCGTCTACATCATGCAGGTGTCGGACTACAACGCGTACATGGATACCCAGCAGGAGATCAACCTGCGGTTGCTCGACGGGATTCGTGAGATGGGCGTTCAGTTCGCCTTCCCGACCCGCAGTGTGGAGTTCATTGGCGGCAGCTTTCCGGAACTGACGGTGGCGGGCGTACCGAAGGAAACGCCCGCTGCCAACCAGCAACAAGCGCCTAGCGCTTTGCCGAACAGTTGA
- the acs gene encoding acetate--CoA ligase — protein MSAASLYPVKPEVAARSLTDEAAYKAMYQQSVVNPDGFWREQAERIDWIKPFSRVKQTSFDDHHVDIRWFADGTLNVSANCLDRHLETRGDEVAIIWEGDDPSEHRHITYRELHHEVSKFANALRGQDVHRGDVVTIYMPMIPEVAVAMLACARIGAIHSVVFGGFSPEALAGRIIDGSSKVVITANEGLRGGKRIPLKANVDEALTNPQTNCVQKIIVVRRTGGDIRWHEHRDIWYDDLMRVAGDVCAPKEMGAEEPLFILYTSGSTGKPKGVMHTSGGYLLYAALTHERVFDYRPGEIYWCTADVGWITGHSYIIYGPLANGATTLMFEGVPNYPDIKRVGQIVDKHKVNILYTAPTAIRSMMAEGSAAMEGADGSSLRLLGSVGEPINPEAWHWYYETVGQSRCPIVDTWWQTETGGILISPLPGATALKPGSATRPFFGVVPGLVDNLGNLLEGATEGNLVILDSWPGQMRSIYRDHDRFVDTYFKTFRGMYFTGDGARRDEDGYYWITGRVDDVLNVSGHRMGTAEIESAMVAHRKVAEAAVVGVPHPLKGQGIYVYVTLLAGEEPSEQLRQELQQWVRKEIGPIAVPDVIQWAPGLPKTRSGKIMRRILRKIATDEYDALGDISTLADPGVVPQLIETHKQMRLR, from the coding sequence ATGAGTGCTGCGTCCCTGTACCCCGTGAAACCGGAAGTTGCGGCTCGGTCGCTGACCGACGAGGCCGCCTACAAAGCCATGTATCAACAGTCGGTGGTCAATCCTGACGGCTTTTGGCGCGAGCAGGCGGAGCGTATCGACTGGATAAAACCATTTTCGCGGGTCAAGCAAACCTCTTTCGATGATCACCACGTCGATATCCGCTGGTTTGCCGATGGCACGCTGAACGTGTCGGCCAATTGCCTGGACCGTCACCTCGAAACGCGGGGCGACGAGGTCGCGATCATCTGGGAAGGAGACGATCCGTCCGAGCACCGCCACATCACCTATCGCGAGCTGCATCACGAAGTTAGCAAGTTCGCCAACGCATTGCGCGGGCAGGACGTGCATCGGGGCGATGTGGTGACCATCTATATGCCGATGATTCCCGAGGTAGCGGTCGCCATGCTGGCCTGCGCGCGCATCGGTGCCATCCACTCCGTGGTGTTCGGCGGGTTTTCCCCGGAGGCCCTGGCGGGTCGCATCATCGACGGCAGCTCCAAGGTGGTGATCACCGCCAACGAGGGGTTGCGTGGCGGCAAGCGTATTCCTCTGAAAGCTAACGTCGATGAAGCGTTGACCAACCCGCAGACCAATTGCGTGCAGAAGATCATCGTGGTGCGCCGTACCGGCGGAGACATCCGCTGGCACGAGCATCGCGATATCTGGTACGACGATCTGATGCGAGTGGCCGGCGATGTCTGCGCGCCGAAAGAAATGGGCGCCGAGGAGCCGCTGTTCATCCTTTATACCTCCGGCTCGACTGGCAAGCCGAAGGGTGTGATGCATACCTCAGGCGGCTACTTGCTGTATGCCGCACTGACTCATGAGCGGGTCTTCGACTACCGGCCTGGCGAGATCTATTGGTGTACCGCTGATGTCGGCTGGATTACCGGGCACAGCTACATCATCTACGGACCGCTGGCCAACGGTGCGACCACGCTGATGTTCGAAGGCGTCCCCAACTATCCGGACATCAAGCGGGTCGGCCAGATCGTCGACAAGCACAAGGTGAATATCCTCTATACCGCGCCCACGGCGATCCGCTCGATGATGGCCGAGGGGAGTGCGGCCATGGAGGGCGCAGACGGCTCGAGCCTGCGACTGCTTGGTTCAGTGGGTGAGCCGATCAACCCCGAAGCCTGGCACTGGTATTACGAAACGGTCGGCCAGTCACGCTGCCCGATCGTCGACACCTGGTGGCAGACCGAGACGGGCGGCATCCTGATTAGCCCGCTGCCTGGCGCGACGGCGCTGAAACCTGGCTCCGCGACGCGGCCGTTCTTCGGCGTGGTTCCCGGCCTGGTGGACAACCTCGGCAACCTGCTCGAAGGCGCCACCGAAGGCAATCTGGTCATCCTCGACTCCTGGCCGGGGCAGATGCGCAGCATCTATCGCGACCACGATCGCTTCGTCGACACCTACTTCAAGACCTTCCGCGGCATGTATTTCACTGGCGACGGCGCGCGCCGCGACGAGGATGGCTACTACTGGATCACTGGCCGGGTGGATGACGTGTTGAACGTGTCCGGCCACCGCATGGGCACCGCGGAAATCGAGAGCGCCATGGTCGCCCACCGCAAGGTGGCCGAAGCGGCGGTCGTGGGCGTGCCGCATCCGCTCAAGGGGCAGGGGATCTACGTGTATGTGACGTTGCTGGCGGGTGAGGAGCCGTCCGAACAGCTGCGTCAGGAGCTGCAGCAGTGGGTGCGCAAGGAGATCGGGCCGATTGCCGTGCCGGATGTCATCCAGTGGGCGCCGGGCTTACCGAAGACGCGTTCGGGCAAGATCATGCGGCGTATCCTGCGCAAGATTGCCACCGACGAATATGACGCCCTGGGTGATATCTCGACGCTGGCGGACCCGGGCGTCGTGCCGCAACTGATCGAGACTCACAAGCAGATGCGCCTGCGTTGA